From the Acyrthosiphon pisum isolate AL4f unplaced genomic scaffold, pea_aphid_22Mar2018_4r6ur Scaffold_6124;HRSCAF=6688, whole genome shotgun sequence genome, the window TTCAACCGTAAGTCAGAATGGAGTCCCAAAAGAGTCAGCTAACACTGTTATAGTTATGACTGCTAGACCAACTAGTCAAAAACCAAGGAAAACTTCAATGCTATTAACAGCGTTAATATTAGCTCGTGATCAAAGAGGATCATATCAACTAATCCGCGCATTACTTGATCCCCGAGCTCAATCCAACTTTATAACCGAACATGCAGCTCAACTTCTCGGTTTACAAAGAATCAATCTGAATGCAACAATCTCAGGAATGGGACAAGAAACGTCGGTAGTCTGAATTTCGTTATAAAGTCATGCAATTCAGATTACTCAGCAGAGGTTCATTGTTTGATAATGAAAAAACTTACCAATGACCTGCCCatgactaaaataaatttaggatCATGGAAGGTGCCAAAAATATAGAATTGGCAGATCCCAATTTCAATGTTCCAAGCAAAATTGATATATTGCTTGGGGCCGAGTGGTTCTTCCACTTAATGGTGGAAGGACAAATATAATCTACTCTGGAAGTACCAGTTGTGCAAAACACTGTGTTGGGCTGGATAATATCTAGTGGTAGGAATGTGTCACATACGTCCAGTGAAAACTACTTTCAAACTACATGCTACTTCGAAGAAACAGATGATCTCAAATCATTAGTAGAAAGATTTTGGCAAATCGATGATTTAGGCAAATATGAGAATGCCCTATCATCAACAGAAAAAGAATGTCTGAACTGGTTCAACCAGACAACCACACAAGATACGTCTGGTCGTTTCATGGTATCATTACCTCGTAAACTTAATGCATCAGAACTAGGGGAATCTAAGCAAATGGCGCTACACAGATTCTTTGGGTTAGAAAAACGTCTTTCTAAAAATGCCTCTCTAAAGAATTCTTATTCTGAATTCATGAACGAATACTTAGCCCTTGGACACATGGAAACTGTGAAATACCATGAGTCAGAGATAAAACAGCATGTCTACTACCTACCACACCATGCTGTCATAAGAGAAAATagttcaaccacaaaattacgcGTCGTGTCCGACACATCAGCTAGAACAACATCAGGAAAATCACTAAATGACATTTAACATGTTGGACCGGCTGTGCAAGATGACTTGATTAACATCATAATGATCCAATTTCGAACTAAGAAAATTGCGCTCTGGGCTGACATTGAAAAAATGTACAGGAAAATACGGATAGCTGAAGAAGACAGCTGGCTTCAACTAATTCACTGGCGGGACAACCCAAGTTCTCCTCTAAATGTTTTTTGGCTAACCACAGTAACGTATGGAACAGCAGCTGCTCCATTCTTAGTGACATACACACTAAATACACTGGTAATGCAAATAAAGGAAACAGCTCCTGAAGCATTAAACGTCATAGCACAAGATTTAAACGTAGATGATTTAATGACGGGAGTAAACACAGTAGAATACGCTATTCAACTCCGTGATCaacttattcaattattgtcatCAGTTGGTCTCCGATTAAGAAAATGGGCATCAAATTACAGTCAAGTACTCTCAGACCTGCCTACGGAAGATGTTGTAAATTGTATGGATACTGGGTCCACGGAAGCATCAATGAAAACTTTGGGAATGTCTTGGTCACAAGGTGAAGTCGGCGCTCACTAGtatacaaaaatcatatttttggaCTGATTCAAATATCGTCCTAGCTTGGTTGGAATCTCCGTCTTCTCATTGGAATATACGTTGCCAACAGGGTTGCAGAATGTAACAGAGTAACTGTCACCACACAaaacggtccttttcaggaccatCAATcggagtaataatataaatcggaGTAACAATAGAGAGCAACACATACTACAATAAAGCCTCTTAAAAGATGATGGTTTCTCCACAAGTATGTTTCAACAGAAAACCGAGGGAGAACCACATCAAGTCAATGGGAACTGATGGGTCGAGGGGCGGTTATTACTTGGTGAAACAACCACCCTCGACCAATCAGAGAAGACGACGAGATAACACC encodes:
- the LOC103311557 gene encoding uncharacterized protein LOC103311557 translates to MEGAKNIELADPNFNVPSKIDILLGAECGRNVSHTSSENYFQTTCYFEETDDLKSLVERFWQIDDLGKYENALSSTEKECLNWFNQTTTQDTSGRFMVSLPRKLNASELGESKQMALHRFFGLEKRLSKNASLKNSYSEFMNEYLALGHMETVKYHESEIKQHVYYLPHHAVIRENSSTTKLRVVSDTSARTTSGKSLNDI